The following proteins are encoded in a genomic region of Vibrio taketomensis:
- a CDS encoding Lpp/OprI family alanine-zipper lipoprotein, with translation MNKMIIAAAATSVLLLAGCASGPDEATTAKLDELSNQVSQLSQDVNSLKSDVQRAGGAAVAAQEEAARANERIDNIAQSYTK, from the coding sequence ATGAACAAAATGATTATCGCAGCTGCAGCGACTTCAGTTCTTCTACTAGCTGGTTGTGCATCAGGTCCAGACGAAGCAACAACTGCAAAACTTGACGAACTAAGCAACCAAGTAAGCCAGCTAAGCCAAGACGTAAACTCTCTAAAATCTGACGTTCAACGTGCAGGTGGCGCAGCAGTAGCAGCACAAGAAGAAGCAGCTCGCGCTAACGAACGCATCGACAACATCGCTCAATCTTACACTAAGTAA
- the catB gene encoding type B chloramphenicol O-acetyltransferase has translation MKNYFESPFVGIPLDQQVTNPNIIVGKYSYYSGYYHQHSFDDCARYLMPDRNDVDKLIIGSYCSIGSGAAFIMAGNQGHRHDWVSSFPFYYQANPLFAGAVDAFERAGDTVIGNDVWIGSEAMIMPGVTVGDGAVIASRAVVTKNVAPYAIVASNPAKQVKLRFDPEQIEQLLEMQWWRWPEEWLAGAMPYLCSNNIAALYQYWQQQK, from the coding sequence ATGAAAAACTACTTTGAAAGCCCATTTGTCGGCATCCCTTTGGATCAGCAAGTCACTAATCCCAATATCATCGTTGGCAAATACAGTTACTATTCTGGCTATTACCACCAGCATAGCTTTGATGATTGTGCGCGCTACTTAATGCCCGACCGAAACGACGTCGATAAACTGATCATTGGTAGTTATTGTTCTATTGGCTCTGGAGCCGCTTTTATCATGGCAGGCAATCAAGGTCATCGTCACGACTGGGTATCTTCCTTCCCTTTTTACTACCAAGCGAATCCACTTTTTGCTGGTGCTGTCGATGCGTTTGAACGTGCCGGTGATACCGTTATTGGTAATGATGTTTGGATCGGCTCAGAAGCGATGATCATGCCCGGTGTTACCGTTGGCGATGGCGCGGTAATCGCTAGTCGTGCGGTTGTGACCAAAAATGTTGCTCCATACGCTATCGTGGCATCAAATCCAGCCAAACAAGTAAAACTGCGCTTTGATCCAGAGCAGATCGAACAGTTACTCGAAATGCAGTGGTGGCGCTGGCCTGAGGAATGGTTAGCCGGCGCCATGCCTTATCTATGCTCCAACAATATCGCTGCTTTGTATCAGTATTGGCAGCAACAGAAGTAA
- a CDS encoding HAD family hydrolase — MDGLLLDTERLCMRVFSEACATVGLPFYQDVYLNIIGRNAAGIEPILRGAYGDDLPMVHAEWRKQYDAITHYQAIDVKEGVVELLQWLKANNIPTVVATSTHHDLAKIKLNLAGLDIYFDQLTCGNEVSHGKPNPEIYLLAAERLGIDPKQCLAFEDSNNGVLAAVNAGMQAYQIPDLVQPSDDIVALGHKIRPSLSAVLEELKAN, encoded by the coding sequence ATGGATGGTCTGCTACTTGATACAGAACGTCTATGTATGCGCGTATTTTCCGAGGCATGTGCGACAGTAGGTCTGCCTTTTTATCAAGACGTTTATCTCAATATCATCGGACGCAATGCCGCAGGCATCGAGCCAATCCTACGTGGGGCTTACGGCGACGATTTACCTATGGTTCATGCTGAATGGCGTAAGCAATATGACGCAATTACTCACTATCAAGCAATTGACGTGAAAGAAGGCGTAGTTGAACTACTGCAATGGTTAAAAGCGAATAATATTCCTACGGTTGTTGCGACTTCCACTCATCACGACCTAGCAAAAATCAAACTAAACTTAGCCGGACTCGATATTTATTTTGACCAACTGACCTGTGGTAACGAAGTCTCTCATGGCAAACCAAATCCGGAAATCTATCTACTTGCCGCTGAACGCTTGGGTATTGATCCAAAACAATGTTTAGCATTTGAAGATTCCAACAATGGCGTCCTCGCCGCAGTGAATGCAGGCATGCAAGCCTATCAAATCCCAGATCTGGTTCAACCGAGTGACGACATTGTCGCCCTTGGTCACAAAATTAGACCATCGCTAAGCGCTGTGCTCGAAGAGTTAAAAGCAAACTGA
- a CDS encoding ABC transporter ATP-binding protein: MSEFAIQASNVVKKFGDFTAIEGINLNVPKGSIYGFLGPNGCGKSTTIRVLTGLLSPTSGNVDVLGLQIPKQSELLRLKIGYMTQKFSLYEDLTVEENLQFIGQIFAMNNRELRSRIDQQLSIYGLDQRRKQRVSGMSGGQKQRLSLAAATMHKPELLFLDEPTSAVDPENRREFWEQLFDLSDQGTTILVTTHYMDEAERCHRLAIMESGHIRADGEPERLMAEMGVNIVEVKAPGLRALKEKLLQRPEVRSAAQLGIRLRVLIHNHVNQPIAWLAQQFPELAQAEMNIARPSLEDVFVTVTGEGRQ; encoded by the coding sequence ATGTCGGAGTTTGCGATTCAAGCCAGTAACGTGGTGAAAAAGTTTGGCGACTTTACCGCGATTGAAGGCATCAATCTTAACGTCCCAAAAGGAAGCATCTACGGCTTCCTTGGGCCTAACGGCTGCGGGAAGTCCACCACCATACGAGTGCTAACTGGTTTGCTCAGCCCAACCTCAGGCAATGTCGACGTACTGGGCTTACAAATTCCTAAGCAATCAGAGTTGCTGCGCCTGAAAATTGGCTATATGACACAAAAATTCTCGCTGTATGAAGATCTTACAGTGGAAGAAAATCTTCAATTTATCGGCCAAATCTTTGCCATGAATAACCGCGAATTACGCAGTCGTATCGACCAACAACTCAGTATTTATGGTTTGGATCAACGTAGAAAACAACGTGTGAGTGGCATGAGTGGCGGACAAAAACAGCGCTTGTCACTGGCCGCAGCAACCATGCACAAACCGGAATTACTGTTTCTAGACGAACCCACTTCAGCGGTAGATCCAGAAAACCGCCGTGAATTTTGGGAGCAGTTGTTTGATCTCAGTGATCAAGGCACCACAATATTAGTGACCACTCACTATATGGATGAAGCCGAACGCTGCCATCGTCTTGCAATTATGGAATCCGGTCATATTCGCGCCGACGGTGAACCTGAACGCCTAATGGCTGAAATGGGAGTCAATATTGTCGAAGTGAAAGCCCCGGGGTTGAGAGCTCTAAAAGAGAAATTGTTGCAACGACCTGAAGTGCGCTCTGCCGCTCAACTCGGTATTCGTCTAAGGGTGCTAATCCACAATCATGTCAATCAACCGATAGCGTGGCTTGCTCAGCAATTTCCTGAACTTGCGCAAGCTGAAATGAATATTGCACGCCCTAGTCTCGAAGATGTATTCGTTACCGTAACTGGAGAGGGACGCCAATGA
- the phrB gene encoding deoxyribodipyrimidine photo-lyase: protein MNIVWFRRDLRVEDNTALYHAMSSEQPVVAVYIATPLTWSEHNKAPLQADLIYRRLEVLQRELAALNIPLLFHEVESFTDSAKWLASFAQQTGAQAVHFNKEYEWNENQRDALLQEKASCIVVGHEDKCLFSPGSVKNKQGEYFKVFTPFKRAYLAKFYQHQLDIKQVEPQAVVPQSELLSEYLFSAQSTFSYPRENSEAYPVETKQVRQRLRDFCQERVDAYKQQRDLPAIEGTSGLSAYLAIGVLSIRQCIARLQYGTGDNLGEGRETWLSELIWRDFYQHLLHFEPKLSKGLNFVPWTQNVTWFENEVWLSAWQQGQTGYPIVDAAMRQLNQTGWMHNRLRMIVASFLTKDLHLHWHHGEQYFMQRLIDGDYAANNGGWQWSASTGCDGQPYFRIFNPITQGERFDPDGEFIRAWIPELKSVPNKYIHKPWLWADVNYLSYPQPIVDHKSEREITLRLFQEAKDQI from the coding sequence ATGAATATCGTTTGGTTTCGCCGAGATTTACGAGTAGAAGACAACACCGCTTTGTATCATGCGATGTCTTCTGAACAGCCTGTGGTGGCCGTATATATTGCAACGCCCCTAACATGGTCTGAGCATAATAAAGCACCACTTCAAGCGGATTTAATATACCGCCGTCTCGAGGTTTTACAGCGTGAGCTAGCAGCGTTAAACATTCCGTTATTGTTTCACGAAGTTGAAAGTTTCACAGACAGCGCAAAATGGCTTGCGAGTTTCGCTCAGCAAACTGGTGCGCAGGCGGTGCATTTCAATAAAGAGTATGAGTGGAACGAAAATCAGCGCGATGCGCTATTGCAAGAGAAGGCATCGTGCATTGTCGTGGGGCATGAAGACAAGTGTCTGTTCTCTCCCGGCAGCGTGAAGAACAAACAGGGTGAGTATTTTAAGGTATTTACACCCTTTAAACGTGCTTATCTTGCCAAGTTTTATCAGCATCAACTCGATATTAAGCAAGTTGAACCTCAAGCTGTCGTGCCACAATCTGAGCTGTTGAGTGAATACTTGTTCTCGGCTCAATCGACCTTTTCCTATCCTCGCGAAAATAGTGAGGCTTATCCGGTTGAGACCAAACAGGTTCGTCAAAGATTAAGAGACTTTTGCCAAGAGCGAGTTGATGCATATAAGCAACAACGTGATTTGCCTGCGATAGAAGGCACCAGTGGTTTGTCTGCTTATTTAGCAATTGGTGTGCTTTCGATCCGCCAGTGTATTGCTCGCTTGCAGTATGGAACAGGAGATAATCTCGGAGAAGGGCGTGAAACTTGGTTAAGTGAGCTAATTTGGCGCGATTTCTATCAGCATTTACTGCATTTCGAACCAAAGCTGTCCAAGGGGCTAAACTTTGTGCCATGGACACAAAACGTGACTTGGTTTGAGAATGAGGTTTGGTTATCTGCATGGCAGCAAGGGCAAACGGGATACCCAATTGTCGATGCCGCGATGCGTCAACTTAACCAAACCGGCTGGATGCATAACCGCTTAAGAATGATTGTTGCGAGCTTTTTAACTAAAGATCTGCATCTTCATTGGCATCACGGGGAGCAGTACTTTATGCAACGTCTTATTGATGGTGATTACGCAGCCAACAATGGCGGATGGCAGTGGAGTGCTTCGACAGGGTGTGACGGACAGCCTTACTTTCGCATCTTCAATCCAATCACTCAGGGGGAAAGATTTGACCCAGATGGTGAGTTCATTCGCGCTTGGATCCCTGAGTTAAAGTCCGTACCTAATAAATATATCCATAAGCCTTGGCTCTGGGCCGATGTAAATTACTTGTCATATCCACAACCAATAGTTGATCACAAAAGCGAAAGAGAGATAACCTTACGGCTCTTTCAAGAAGCTAAGGATCAAATCTAA
- a CDS encoding MerR family transcriptional regulator — protein sequence MGCKDKLYAIREVSELTGIKPVTLRAWQRRYNIIKPHRTEKGHRLYTAEHIEQIKVIQGWLAKGVAIGKVKVLLENNTQTTDFEVEGQDTLVESEALLAALADLNQAKAESILGQVCKDYPLPIVHARLVIPVFEAIEQVKRSQQSLQYGLFLSLLMHKLSTILQAENKVARRGKCLLLSFDALGSIEMRFWALELAEQGYNISLVESVDDVSALIEADCGSSIPSLAIFASQSPTQVQITSIKEMSANWGDRLHLSPLISALVEM from the coding sequence ATGGGTTGTAAAGATAAGCTATATGCAATTCGTGAGGTGTCTGAATTAACGGGAATCAAGCCTGTAACTCTCAGAGCTTGGCAGCGTCGGTACAATATTATTAAACCGCACCGCACCGAAAAAGGACACCGCCTGTATACCGCCGAGCACATTGAGCAAATTAAGGTCATACAGGGCTGGTTGGCAAAGGGGGTTGCGATTGGCAAGGTCAAAGTACTGCTTGAGAACAACACCCAAACGACAGACTTTGAAGTTGAAGGGCAAGATACGCTTGTCGAGTCGGAGGCGCTTCTTGCGGCTCTAGCGGACCTTAATCAAGCAAAAGCAGAGTCGATTCTCGGACAAGTTTGTAAAGATTATCCGTTGCCCATCGTACATGCTCGGCTTGTCATTCCGGTGTTTGAGGCAATAGAGCAAGTTAAGCGAAGTCAACAAAGTTTACAGTATGGCCTCTTTTTATCATTACTGATGCACAAACTGTCGACCATTTTGCAGGCGGAAAACAAAGTCGCTCGTCGGGGCAAATGTCTGCTATTGAGTTTTGATGCATTAGGCTCGATTGAGATGCGTTTTTGGGCACTAGAGCTGGCGGAGCAAGGGTACAACATTAGCTTGGTTGAGTCTGTCGATGATGTGTCGGCATTAATTGAAGCGGATTGTGGTAGTTCAATCCCTTCGCTCGCGATATTTGCATCACAATCACCAACTCAAGTCCAAATAACCAGCATCAAAGAAATGAGTGCTAACTGGGGCGATAGGTTACACCTGAGCCCATTGATAAGCGCGCTAGTGGAAATGTAA
- a CDS encoding ABC transporter permease — MIQSLARINAVMLKEIRQLSRDRITFGMVVMIPLIQLLLFGFAINTDVRNIPIAVVDQSQSAAGRVLTESVRVTQVVDITERFATPQEAEQAIEEGLVRAALILPSDLTQRMMQGRELGQWIVDGSDTMISAAILGLQNMPLTDFDFEIKPQVHKTFEVALFYNPSQRSAVNIVPGLLGVILTMTMILFTSAAIVRERERGNLELLITTPIHSMELMVAKIVPYIFVGLIQVAIILGLGHFIFGVPINGALSQILLGTLLFIAASLTLGLVISTIASTQLQAMQMTVFILLPSILLSGFMFPYEAMPVAAQWISEVLPATHFMRLIRGIVLRGADLSELWRDSLWLGAFTIIGLMVASKRFKKSLD; from the coding sequence ATGATTCAAAGTCTAGCTCGCATCAATGCCGTAATGCTCAAAGAGATCCGTCAGCTTTCACGCGATCGAATCACTTTTGGCATGGTGGTGATGATCCCGCTGATTCAGTTATTACTATTTGGCTTTGCGATTAATACCGACGTACGCAATATTCCCATTGCGGTTGTCGACCAAAGCCAAAGTGCAGCAGGCCGCGTCCTTACCGAATCTGTACGTGTCACCCAAGTTGTCGATATCACCGAACGCTTTGCGACTCCTCAAGAAGCGGAACAAGCGATTGAAGAAGGGTTGGTGCGTGCCGCTTTGATTCTTCCTTCAGATCTCACCCAGCGTATGATGCAAGGTCGTGAGTTGGGTCAATGGATTGTTGATGGTTCCGACACCATGATCAGCGCAGCCATCCTTGGGCTGCAAAATATGCCACTGACCGACTTTGACTTTGAAATCAAACCGCAAGTGCATAAAACCTTTGAGGTCGCGCTGTTCTATAACCCCAGTCAGCGCTCTGCTGTGAACATCGTCCCCGGCCTCTTAGGGGTCATTCTCACCATGACCATGATCCTATTTACCAGTGCTGCAATTGTACGTGAGCGTGAGAGAGGAAATTTGGAACTGCTCATCACCACCCCGATTCACTCAATGGAATTAATGGTAGCGAAAATAGTGCCTTATATTTTCGTTGGCTTGATACAGGTCGCCATTATTCTTGGCTTGGGCCATTTTATCTTTGGTGTACCGATTAATGGCGCATTAAGCCAGATTCTACTCGGGACATTATTGTTTATTGCCGCCAGTCTTACCTTGGGATTGGTGATCTCGACCATCGCAAGCACTCAGCTGCAAGCGATGCAAATGACGGTATTTATTCTACTGCCTTCGATCCTGCTATCTGGATTTATGTTCCCTTATGAAGCCATGCCTGTTGCTGCGCAGTGGATATCAGAAGTACTCCCCGCCACTCACTTTATGCGTTTGATCCGAGGCATTGTGTTACGCGGAGCGGATCTTTCAGAGTTATGGCGAGATTCTTTATGGCTCGGAGCATTTACTATTATTGGCCTTATGGTTGCTTCTAAACGATTTAAAAAATCGCTCGACTAA
- a CDS encoding NAD(P)-dependent oxidoreductase, whose translation MESKVAFIGLGVMGYPMAGYLSKAGHQTRVYNRTFAKAEKWQSEYQGVACQTPKEAAQGCDMVFVCVGNDDDVRSVVYGEDGILAGLKPGAVLVDHTTTSANLAEELAVEAQKVGVAFIDAPVSGGQAGAENGVLTIMCGGEQQVFERVAPVMDVYAKQSTLLGEHGQGQRCKMVNQICIAGVLQGLSEALILAEKSGLDIAQVVDTLKFGAAGSWQMENRANTMAQDKFDFGFAIDWMRKDLGFCLQEAERLGVELPLTKDVDQRYASLQEQGLGRMDTSVLIKSLKG comes from the coding sequence ATGGAGAGTAAGGTTGCATTTATTGGCCTAGGGGTAATGGGATACCCAATGGCTGGCTATTTAAGTAAAGCTGGTCATCAAACGCGCGTTTATAACCGTACATTCGCTAAAGCTGAAAAGTGGCAGAGCGAATATCAAGGGGTTGCCTGCCAAACACCTAAAGAAGCCGCGCAAGGCTGCGACATGGTGTTTGTTTGTGTGGGTAATGATGATGACGTCCGTAGCGTCGTGTATGGTGAAGATGGCATTTTAGCGGGGCTGAAACCGGGCGCTGTGCTGGTGGATCACACCACTACGTCAGCCAACTTAGCTGAAGAGCTTGCCGTTGAAGCGCAAAAAGTGGGCGTGGCTTTTATCGATGCTCCAGTATCAGGCGGTCAAGCTGGTGCTGAAAATGGTGTGTTAACCATTATGTGTGGTGGTGAGCAACAAGTATTTGAGCGAGTTGCGCCGGTGATGGATGTGTACGCAAAACAAAGCACGTTGCTGGGTGAACACGGGCAAGGTCAGCGCTGTAAAATGGTTAATCAAATTTGTATCGCAGGGGTGTTGCAAGGCTTAAGTGAAGCACTGATTTTGGCGGAGAAATCGGGTCTAGACATTGCACAAGTCGTTGATACATTGAAGTTTGGCGCAGCAGGTTCATGGCAGATGGAAAACCGAGCCAATACCATGGCGCAAGATAAGTTTGATTTTGGTTTCGCCATCGATTGGATGCGCAAAGATCTCGGTTTTTGTCTACAAGAAGCCGAGCGTTTAGGGGTGGAATTACCGCTAACAAAAGATGTCGACCAGCGTTACGCCAGCCTTCAAGAACAAGGCTTAGGTCGTATGGATACGTCGGTGTTGATTAAGTCTTTGAAAGGCTAG
- a CDS encoding HlyD family secretion protein has protein sequence MKKLLLIPLLLLALPACNPIEKQRALGTLERDRVTFSATANEIIRELPVKEGSLVAEGDVLVRLDSKNQQSLLAHAIAEKAKASAYLLKLTNGERPEDIAAAQARVVRSQAQLTEAQKNYQRKSELVAKKLLSQSEKDSALAARDSARAELDSANEEFSKLTAGSRPEDIEQARASLAAAQADVALEQQKLDELTIVATRSGVLDNLPYNLGERVPVNGIVAVVQASQIPYARVYVPANYRVGFIPGKQVQVFVDGVETPFEGNVRWVSSEPSFTPYYALTEEERSRLMYLAEVDLTQSAIELPSGLSAQVALSEE, from the coding sequence ATGAAAAAACTCTTACTCATTCCGCTACTGCTGCTTGCGCTACCCGCCTGTAATCCTATTGAAAAACAAAGAGCACTCGGCACACTAGAACGCGACCGTGTGACATTTTCCGCCACCGCCAATGAAATTATTCGCGAGCTGCCAGTAAAAGAAGGCAGCCTCGTAGCAGAAGGAGACGTCTTAGTTCGTCTTGATTCTAAAAACCAGCAATCACTGCTCGCCCATGCCATTGCAGAGAAAGCGAAAGCAAGTGCCTACTTACTTAAGCTGACCAATGGTGAGCGCCCTGAGGATATCGCAGCCGCTCAAGCTCGAGTCGTCCGTAGCCAAGCGCAGTTAACTGAGGCACAAAAAAACTACCAACGTAAATCCGAACTGGTCGCAAAGAAACTACTCAGCCAATCCGAAAAAGACTCTGCCCTTGCCGCTCGTGATTCCGCGCGTGCTGAATTAGATTCAGCGAACGAAGAATTTAGCAAACTCACTGCGGGCTCTCGCCCGGAAGATATTGAACAAGCGCGCGCATCACTTGCGGCAGCTCAAGCTGATGTCGCACTCGAGCAGCAAAAACTGGATGAATTAACTATCGTAGCAACCCGCTCTGGCGTACTGGATAACCTCCCTTATAACCTAGGAGAACGAGTGCCAGTCAACGGCATTGTTGCGGTGGTACAAGCCAGTCAAATTCCCTACGCACGTGTCTATGTGCCCGCTAATTATCGGGTGGGTTTTATTCCGGGCAAACAAGTACAAGTCTTTGTTGATGGCGTAGAGACGCCATTTGAAGGAAATGTACGTTGGGTTTCTTCAGAGCCTTCATTCACGCCCTATTACGCGCTTACGGAAGAAGAGCGATCACGCTTGATGTATCTTGCAGAAGTGGATCTCACTCAAAGTGCGATTGAATTGCCCTCTGGTTTGTCAGCGCAAGTCGCTCTTAGTGAGGAGTAA
- a CDS encoding YbgA family protein, whose translation MEKEIKVGVSACVLGENVRFDSGHKLSRFVTKELSDHFEFVSVCPEVESGMPVPRPTIRLMTNEERLILVETKDPTKDHTQSMLDFSTRRIEQLKKEDLCGYIVCAKSPTCGMERVKVYGKNNADKVGIGLYTKELMERMPWLPVEEDGRLNDPVLKENFVTRVYCLHDFYESMGGEPTAGKIVAFHSRYKLTLMAHHPESYKSLGSLVANVAQYDIDEFYQLYRTGLMQAMANRASRKNNTNVLMHIQGYFKRDLNSDEKAELCQVIEDYRIGVLPLLAPLTLLKHHMNRNSIDYLKQQKFLNPYPEELRLRYGL comes from the coding sequence ATGGAAAAAGAAATTAAAGTAGGGGTAAGCGCTTGCGTTTTGGGTGAAAACGTTCGTTTTGATTCCGGGCACAAGCTCAGTCGCTTTGTCACCAAAGAGCTAAGCGATCACTTTGAGTTTGTATCGGTTTGCCCTGAAGTCGAGTCAGGTATGCCTGTGCCGCGTCCTACAATTCGCCTGATGACCAATGAAGAGCGTCTGATTTTGGTTGAGACCAAAGATCCTACCAAGGACCACACTCAATCGATGCTGGACTTTTCGACTAGACGCATCGAGCAACTTAAAAAAGAAGATCTATGCGGTTACATCGTGTGCGCCAAATCGCCAACTTGCGGTATGGAGCGAGTTAAGGTGTATGGCAAAAACAACGCTGACAAGGTGGGTATAGGTCTTTACACCAAAGAGTTGATGGAGCGAATGCCTTGGCTTCCTGTTGAAGAGGACGGCAGGCTCAATGATCCGGTACTGAAAGAGAACTTCGTTACGCGTGTTTACTGTCTGCATGATTTTTACGAATCGATGGGTGGAGAGCCGACTGCTGGTAAAATTGTCGCGTTTCACTCTCGTTACAAGCTCACGTTAATGGCTCATCACCCTGAGTCATACAAGTCTCTTGGTTCTCTGGTGGCGAACGTTGCCCAGTATGACATTGATGAATTTTATCAACTTTACCGCACTGGATTAATGCAAGCGATGGCAAATCGTGCGAGTCGTAAAAATAACACCAATGTGCTCATGCACATTCAAGGTTACTTCAAACGAGATTTGAATAGTGATGAGAAAGCCGAGTTATGTCAGGTGATCGAAGATTATCGAATTGGTGTGTTGCCGCTTCTTGCTCCGCTTACGTTGTTGAAACACCATATGAATCGCAACTCAATTGATTATCTCAAACAACAAAAATTCTTAAATCCATATCCGGAGGAGTTACGTTTACGCTATGGGTTGTAA
- a CDS encoding L,D-transpeptidase family protein, with protein MLRKLLILCSCLSASVWATSYPLPPEGSNLVGRIQFHQIEKGESMADIAKLYDVGFLSLMAANPGVDPFLPAEGHVLTIPTQVILPNVEREGVVINLAELRLYYFEPTGKYVHVFPVGIGRIGRDTPEMVTSISQKRPNPTWTPPSSIRKEYAAKGIDLPAIVPAGPDNPLGEYALRLAHGAGDYLIHGTNKDFGIGMRVSAGCIRMDPKDIKWLFDKVDLGLKVTVVNQPIKFSLEPDRSVYLEAHEPLTRSDGSKKILGVPQELTWWLQAMDKSDAKARAVVLAQNGVPVEIVEPQSYEQPDTYFRR; from the coding sequence ATGCTGCGTAAGCTGCTCATTTTATGTAGTTGTTTGAGTGCCTCTGTATGGGCAACTAGTTATCCACTGCCTCCCGAAGGCAGCAATCTAGTGGGCAGAATACAATTTCACCAAATAGAAAAGGGTGAGAGCATGGCGGACATCGCCAAGCTTTATGATGTGGGTTTTTTGAGCCTAATGGCGGCGAATCCGGGCGTGGACCCATTTTTGCCGGCAGAAGGACATGTATTGACGATCCCAACCCAAGTGATTTTGCCTAATGTTGAGCGTGAAGGTGTGGTGATCAACCTTGCTGAGTTACGTTTGTACTATTTTGAGCCGACGGGAAAATACGTGCATGTCTTCCCAGTTGGTATTGGTCGCATCGGACGTGACACGCCAGAGATGGTGACCAGCATTAGCCAAAAACGCCCGAATCCAACTTGGACACCGCCAAGTTCAATCCGCAAAGAATATGCAGCCAAGGGCATCGATTTACCCGCTATCGTGCCAGCAGGGCCTGATAATCCACTTGGAGAATATGCATTGCGCCTTGCTCATGGTGCTGGCGATTACCTGATCCACGGTACAAACAAAGACTTTGGGATTGGTATGCGGGTGAGTGCGGGCTGTATTCGTATGGATCCGAAAGACATTAAATGGTTGTTTGATAAAGTGGACCTTGGCCTTAAAGTAACCGTGGTCAATCAACCGATTAAGTTTAGCTTAGAGCCTGATAGAAGCGTCTATCTTGAAGCGCACGAACCGCTGACTCGTAGCGATGGTAGTAAGAAAATTCTCGGGGTGCCTCAAGAGTTGACGTGGTGGCTACAAGCCATGGATAAATCGGATGCTAAAGCGCGTGCTGTCGTGTTGGCTCAAAATGGTGTTCCAGTTGAGATTGTTGAACCACAAAGCTATGAACAGCCTGATACGTATTTTCGCCGTTAA
- the deoD gene encoding purine-nucleoside phosphorylase, producing MATPHINAQPGDFAETVLMPGDPLRAKYIAETFLDDVKQVCDVRNMFGYTGTYKGQRVSVMGHGMGIPSCCIYVHELIAEYGVKNVIRVGSCGAVRDDVNLMDVVIGMGASTDSKVNRIRFNNHDFAAIADFGLLETAVNQARAQNVPVKVGNIFSADLFYTPEADIFEKMEKLGILGVDMEAAGIYGVAADLGAKALTILTVSDHIIRGEKLSSEERQKSFNDMMKVALETAINI from the coding sequence ATGGCTACCCCACATATCAATGCACAACCTGGTGATTTCGCAGAAACAGTTCTAATGCCTGGCGATCCACTACGCGCAAAATACATCGCTGAAACATTCTTAGACGACGTAAAACAAGTGTGTGATGTTCGTAATATGTTTGGTTATACCGGTACTTACAAAGGCCAACGCGTATCTGTCATGGGTCACGGTATGGGTATTCCATCTTGCTGTATCTATGTTCACGAACTTATTGCCGAATATGGTGTGAAAAACGTGATTCGTGTTGGTAGTTGTGGTGCGGTGCGTGATGACGTAAATCTGATGGATGTTGTTATCGGCATGGGTGCATCGACTGACTCAAAAGTAAACCGTATTCGCTTTAACAATCATGATTTTGCTGCTATCGCTGACTTTGGCTTATTAGAAACGGCTGTGAATCAAGCTCGCGCGCAAAATGTTCCGGTAAAAGTGGGTAACATCTTCTCAGCAGATTTATTCTACACCCCTGAAGCTGACATTTTCGAAAAAATGGAAAAACTGGGCATTCTTGGCGTAGATATGGAAGCCGCTGGTATTTACGGCGTTGCTGCCGATCTTGGTGCAAAAGCACTGACTATTTTGACGGTTTCTGACCATATCATTCGTGGTGAAAAACTCAGCTCTGAAGAACGTCAGAAATCATTCAATGACATGATGAAAGTGGCATTAGAAACCGCTATCAATATTTAA